A part of Sulfurifustis variabilis genomic DNA contains:
- the argS gene encoding arginine--tRNA ligase, translating to MKHHLESLLRQAVAGLQAGGVLPDGPLPSFEIERTRTKEHGDFASNIALAHAKTARAKPRELAERLIRALPASAHVAKVEIAGPGFINFFLSPAAYHDVVREVLARRDGFGRSNAGAGKRVQVEFVSANPTGPLHVGHGRGAAYGATVANLLEAGGFAVHREYYINDAGRQMDILATSVWLRYLELCGEKFAFPANGYKGDYVYDIAATLHRESGDAYRRAAADVFAEVPPDEAEGGDKERHIDALIERAKASLGADDYRRVFDLGLTVILDDIRQDLEEFGVVYDEWYSERALVETGAADRVIERLQQSGHTYGKDGALWFRSTDYGDEKDRVLVRENGQKTYFAHDIAYHVNKMERGFTRVIDIWGADHHGYVPRVKAALAAVGDDPGKLDVLLVQFAVLYRGGEKVQMSTRSGEFVTLRELRREVGNDAARFFYVLRKCEQHMDFDLDLARSQSADNPVYYVQYAHARVRSVFKQLKEKGLAHDAANGERHLHLLTETHEQALIGRLARYPEVVETAALAHEPHQLAHFLRELAYDFHTYYNSHTFLVDAPELRDARLVLVEATRQVIANGLRLLGVSAPETM from the coding sequence TTGAAGCATCACCTCGAGAGTCTGCTCAGGCAGGCCGTGGCCGGTTTGCAGGCCGGCGGCGTGCTGCCGGACGGACCCCTTCCCTCCTTCGAGATCGAACGCACGCGGACGAAGGAGCACGGCGATTTCGCCAGCAATATCGCGTTGGCGCACGCGAAGACGGCACGGGCGAAACCGCGCGAGCTCGCGGAAAGGCTGATTCGGGCACTGCCTGCTTCCGCCCACGTCGCGAAGGTCGAGATCGCGGGCCCGGGATTCATCAACTTTTTTCTGAGCCCCGCCGCCTATCACGACGTGGTCCGCGAGGTGCTGGCCAGACGGGACGGCTTCGGACGCTCGAACGCCGGCGCCGGCAAGCGGGTGCAGGTCGAGTTCGTCTCCGCCAATCCGACGGGTCCGCTGCACGTGGGGCACGGGCGCGGGGCGGCCTACGGCGCGACGGTCGCCAACCTGCTGGAAGCCGGGGGCTTTGCGGTGCATCGCGAGTACTACATCAACGACGCCGGACGCCAGATGGACATCCTGGCCACGAGCGTCTGGCTCCGCTACCTGGAGCTGTGCGGCGAGAAGTTCGCGTTTCCCGCCAACGGCTACAAGGGAGACTACGTCTATGACATCGCCGCGACGCTGCACCGCGAAAGCGGCGACGCCTACCGGCGGGCCGCGGCCGACGTATTTGCGGAGGTGCCGCCGGACGAAGCCGAAGGGGGCGACAAGGAGAGACACATCGACGCCCTCATCGAACGCGCGAAGGCCTCGCTCGGTGCGGACGACTACCGCAGGGTCTTCGATCTCGGGCTCACGGTCATCCTGGACGACATCCGCCAGGATCTCGAGGAGTTCGGCGTCGTCTATGACGAGTGGTACTCGGAACGCGCCCTGGTCGAGACCGGCGCGGCCGATCGGGTGATCGAGCGGCTGCAGCAGAGCGGTCACACCTACGGGAAGGACGGGGCGCTTTGGTTTCGGTCGACCGATTACGGTGACGAAAAGGACCGGGTCCTCGTGCGCGAAAACGGCCAGAAGACCTACTTCGCACACGACATCGCCTACCACGTGAACAAGATGGAGCGCGGGTTCACGCGCGTCATCGACATCTGGGGAGCCGATCACCACGGCTACGTGCCGCGGGTCAAGGCGGCGCTCGCCGCCGTCGGCGACGACCCGGGCAAGCTCGACGTGCTGCTGGTGCAGTTTGCGGTGCTCTACCGCGGCGGCGAAAAGGTGCAGATGTCCACGCGCTCGGGCGAGTTCGTCACCCTGCGCGAGCTGCGGCGCGAGGTCGGTAACGACGCGGCGCGCTTCTTTTACGTACTGCGCAAGTGCGAACAGCACATGGACTTCGACCTCGACCTCGCGCGGTCGCAGTCGGCGGACAACCCCGTGTACTACGTGCAGTACGCGCACGCGCGCGTGCGCAGCGTGTTCAAGCAGCTCAAGGAGAAGGGCCTCGCGCACGATGCCGCCAACGGCGAGCGCCACCTGCATCTCCTGACCGAGACGCACGAGCAGGCATTGATCGGGCGTCTCGCGCGGTACCCGGAAGTGGTCGAGACCGCCGCGCTCGCCCACGAGCCGCATCAGCTCGCCCATTTCCTGCGCGAGCTCGCGTACGACTTCCACACTTATTACAACTCGCACACCTTTCTGGTCGACGCGCCGGAACTGCGCGACGCGCGCCTCGTGCTCGTCGAGGCGACGCGCCAGGTCATCGCCAACGGGCTGCGTCTGCTCGGCGTGTCAGCGCCGGAGACGATGTAG
- the speA gene encoding biosynthetic arginine decarboxylase has protein sequence MSWSSDKARETYNIPYWGSGYFDVSAQGHVVARPDPGAAGTIDLYELARSLPAHDLTLPVLVRFSGILQHRVRALCAAFDRATAALGYRGRYTAVYPIKVNQQSSVVEALLAQGGDRIGLEAGSKPELLAVLARSHEGGIVVCNGYKDREYIRLALIGRRLGHRVYIVVEKLSEIELVIEEARALSVEPLLGVRVRLASLGAGKWQNTGGEKSKFGLSAAELLRVIERLRAAGMIDALRMMHFHMGSQIANIRHVQAGVREAGRYYAELRRAGAPVDVVNVGGGLGVDYEGTRSRSFCSMNYSIDEYAHNIVHALADVCAELHLPHPDVVTESGRAMTAHHAVLVTNVIDLEQAPGLDRVEPAGADEPVALRNLSEVLENVAQRSPLEAYHDAAYWLNEAQGMFAHGVLDLAGRARAERMYFAICRRVRERLQPGARAHREVLDELNEKLADKYFLNFSLFQSVPDHWAIEQIFPVVPLHRLDEPPTRRTVLQDITCDSDGRLDWYVDGDGVETSLPLHELKPGEPYLVGIFLVGAYQEILGDMHNLFGDTDSVHVDLGPDGSARLTQALRGDTVDDVLRYVHFDPTELLAAYRRKIDGARGLTPAERESYLDALAQGLKGYTYLEE, from the coding sequence ATGAGCTGGAGCAGCGACAAGGCCCGCGAGACGTACAACATCCCTTACTGGGGCAGCGGCTACTTCGACGTGAGCGCTCAGGGACACGTCGTCGCACGGCCCGATCCCGGGGCGGCGGGAACCATCGATCTCTACGAGCTCGCTCGATCCCTGCCTGCGCACGACCTCACGCTTCCCGTGCTGGTGCGCTTCTCCGGCATCCTGCAGCACCGCGTGCGCGCACTCTGCGCGGCCTTCGACCGCGCGACAGCCGCGCTCGGCTACCGGGGCCGCTACACCGCGGTATATCCGATCAAGGTGAACCAGCAGTCGAGCGTGGTCGAGGCGCTGCTCGCGCAGGGCGGCGACCGCATCGGGCTCGAGGCGGGGAGCAAGCCGGAGCTCCTGGCGGTGCTGGCCCGCTCGCACGAAGGCGGAATCGTCGTCTGCAACGGCTACAAGGATCGCGAATACATCCGCCTCGCCCTGATCGGCCGGCGCCTGGGGCACCGGGTCTACATCGTGGTCGAGAAGCTTTCCGAGATCGAGCTCGTGATCGAGGAGGCGCGTGCGCTTTCGGTCGAGCCGCTGCTCGGCGTTCGCGTGCGGCTCGCCTCTCTCGGCGCCGGCAAGTGGCAGAACACGGGCGGCGAGAAGTCGAAGTTCGGCCTTTCCGCCGCCGAGCTCCTGCGCGTCATCGAACGCCTGCGCGCCGCGGGAATGATCGACGCGCTGCGCATGATGCATTTCCACATGGGCTCCCAGATCGCGAACATCCGGCACGTGCAGGCGGGCGTGCGGGAAGCGGGTCGGTACTACGCCGAGCTGCGCCGCGCGGGCGCGCCGGTGGACGTGGTGAACGTCGGCGGCGGCCTCGGGGTCGATTACGAGGGCACGCGCTCGCGCAGCTTCTGCTCGATGAACTACTCGATCGACGAGTATGCGCACAACATCGTGCATGCGCTCGCCGACGTCTGCGCCGAGCTGCATCTGCCCCACCCCGATGTCGTGACGGAGTCGGGTCGAGCCATGACGGCCCACCATGCCGTGCTCGTCACGAACGTCATCGACCTCGAGCAGGCGCCGGGACTGGACCGCGTCGAGCCGGCCGGCGCCGACGAGCCGGTCGCGCTGCGCAACCTCAGCGAGGTGCTCGAGAACGTCGCGCAGCGCTCGCCGCTCGAGGCCTACCACGACGCGGCCTACTGGCTGAACGAGGCGCAGGGGATGTTCGCGCACGGCGTACTCGATCTCGCCGGCCGCGCGCGCGCCGAGCGCATGTACTTCGCGATCTGCAGGCGGGTGCGCGAGCGTCTGCAGCCCGGTGCCCGGGCCCACCGCGAGGTGCTGGACGAGCTGAACGAGAAGCTCGCGGACAAGTACTTTCTCAACTTCTCCCTGTTCCAGTCGGTCCCCGATCACTGGGCGATCGAGCAGATCTTCCCGGTCGTCCCTCTGCATCGCCTGGACGAGCCGCCGACGCGGCGCACGGTTCTGCAGGACATCACCTGCGATTCGGACGGGCGTCTGGACTGGTACGTGGACGGCGACGGCGTCGAAACCAGTCTCCCGCTGCACGAGCTCAAACCGGGCGAGCCGTATCTCGTCGGCATCTTCCTCGTTGGCGCCTACCAGGAGATCCTGGGCGACATGCACAACCTTTTCGGAGACACCGATTCGGTGCACGTGGATCTCGGTCCGGATGGCAGCGCGCGCCTCACGCAAGCGTTGCGCGGGGATACGGTCGACGACGTGCTCCGTTACGTCCACTTCGATCCAACGGAGCTGCTCGCCGCCTACCGGCGCAAGATCGACGGGGCGCGCGGCCTGACACCGGCCGAGCGGGAGAGCTATCTCGATGCCCTCGCTCAGGGTCTCAAGGGCTACACCTACCTCGAGGAGTAA
- a CDS encoding SPOR domain-containing protein, whose protein sequence is MRTRRRRRPAGALRGRVGRFPPWLLLLLGLALGVSAVLVTQLISKRWGSRDGLAGLVQSAARPKPAEEKKPEPPAAPAARPKLDFYTVLPEMETVLPDRSPRDTRTAKAEKAEDGVRYVLQAGSFASFTDADQLKARLALQGLVARIQKVTIEGRGDFHRVRLGPYSRVEQLDAADQQLRTLGLKPIRLKLKPEAAG, encoded by the coding sequence GTGCGAACGCGCCGGCGGCGCCGCCCGGCCGGCGCCTTGCGGGGTCGGGTGGGGCGTTTTCCGCCCTGGCTGCTGCTTCTGCTCGGGCTCGCGCTCGGGGTCAGCGCGGTGCTCGTGACGCAACTGATCTCGAAACGGTGGGGATCCCGGGACGGTCTGGCGGGCCTCGTCCAGAGCGCCGCCAGGCCGAAACCCGCGGAGGAGAAGAAACCCGAGCCGCCCGCTGCGCCCGCCGCCAGACCGAAGCTCGACTTCTACACGGTCCTGCCGGAGATGGAGACGGTGCTGCCCGACCGCTCGCCGCGGGACACGAGGACCGCGAAGGCCGAGAAGGCGGAGGACGGGGTGCGGTACGTGCTGCAGGCCGGGTCGTTCGCGAGCTTCACCGACGCGGACCAGCTCAAGGCCCGCCTGGCTCTGCAAGGCCTCGTCGCCCGCATCCAAAAGGTGACGATCGAGGGGCGCGGCGACTTCCACCGCGTCCGGCTCGGCCCGTACAGCCGGGTGGAGCAGCTCGACGCCGCGGACCAGCAGTTGCGCACGCTCGGGCTGAAGCCGATCCGCCTCAAGCTCAAACCCGAGGCGGCCGGGTGA